In the Kribbella sp. NBC_00482 genome, one interval contains:
- the acs gene encoding acetate--CoA ligase, with translation MHEERRFEPPAELAANANLKADAYDQAAADFEGFWAEQAKRLTWATEPTETLDWSNPPFAKWYADGKLNAAYNCVDRHVENGLGDKVAYYFEGEPGDTREITYAQLKDEVSKAANALLELNVTPGEIVAIYMPMIPETVVAMLACARIGAPHTVIFGGFSSDALKGRILDCDARVVITSDGGYRRGAPAALKPAVDAALVDCPDVRNVIVVNRTGQETAMVEGRDLWWEDFVGKQSTEHTPEAFDAEHPLYVMYTSGSTGKPKGILHTTGGYLVGTSYTQWGVFDLKPDTDVYWTAADIGWVTGHSYIVYGALANATTSVLYEGTPDTPHQGRWWEIVQKYKVSILYCAPTAIRTFMKWGADIPAKFDLSSLRVIGSVGEPINPEAYVWYREHIGGNNAPVVDTWWQTETGMHMISPLPGVTAGKPGAAMKAIPGVSVDVVDDAGKSVPDGSGGYLVITKPWPAMLRTLWGDDQRFVDTYWSRWPGVYFAGDGAKKDEDGDLWLLGRVDDVMNVSGHRLSTTEIESALVSHPKVAEAAVVGASDPTTGQAIAAFVILRSEAGDGGPDVVQELRNHVAKEIGPIAKPRQIMVVSELPKTRSGKIMRRLLRDVAENREVGDVTTLADSTVMDLIKTNLASGKSDED, from the coding sequence ATGCACGAGGAGCGCCGGTTCGAGCCGCCCGCCGAGCTCGCGGCGAACGCGAACCTCAAGGCCGACGCCTACGACCAGGCCGCGGCCGACTTCGAGGGGTTCTGGGCGGAGCAGGCCAAGCGGCTGACCTGGGCGACCGAGCCGACCGAGACGCTGGACTGGAGCAACCCGCCGTTCGCGAAGTGGTACGCCGACGGCAAGCTGAACGCGGCGTACAACTGTGTCGACCGGCACGTCGAGAACGGTCTCGGCGACAAGGTCGCGTACTACTTCGAGGGCGAGCCCGGTGACACCCGCGAGATCACGTACGCGCAGCTCAAGGACGAGGTCAGCAAGGCCGCGAACGCGCTGCTCGAGCTGAACGTGACGCCCGGCGAGATCGTCGCCATCTACATGCCGATGATTCCCGAGACCGTGGTCGCGATGCTCGCCTGCGCCCGGATCGGCGCCCCGCACACGGTCATCTTCGGCGGCTTCTCCTCGGATGCGCTCAAGGGCCGGATCCTGGACTGCGACGCCCGCGTCGTCATCACCTCCGACGGCGGCTACCGCCGCGGCGCCCCGGCTGCGCTGAAGCCGGCCGTCGACGCCGCGCTGGTCGACTGCCCGGACGTGCGCAACGTGATCGTGGTGAACCGCACCGGCCAGGAGACCGCCATGGTCGAGGGCCGCGACCTCTGGTGGGAGGACTTCGTCGGCAAGCAGTCGACCGAGCACACTCCGGAGGCGTTCGACGCCGAGCACCCGCTGTACGTGATGTACACGTCCGGCAGCACGGGCAAGCCCAAGGGCATCCTGCACACCACGGGCGGCTACCTCGTCGGTACGTCGTACACGCAGTGGGGTGTGTTCGACCTCAAGCCGGACACCGACGTCTACTGGACCGCCGCCGACATCGGCTGGGTCACCGGCCACAGCTACATCGTGTACGGCGCGCTCGCGAACGCGACGACATCCGTGCTGTACGAAGGCACGCCGGACACGCCGCACCAGGGCCGCTGGTGGGAGATCGTCCAGAAGTACAAGGTGTCGATCCTGTACTGCGCGCCGACGGCGATCCGGACGTTCATGAAGTGGGGCGCCGACATCCCGGCGAAGTTCGACCTGTCGTCGCTGCGCGTGATCGGGTCGGTCGGCGAGCCGATCAACCCGGAGGCGTACGTCTGGTACCGCGAGCACATCGGCGGGAACAACGCGCCGGTCGTCGACACCTGGTGGCAGACCGAGACCGGCATGCACATGATCTCGCCGCTGCCGGGCGTGACCGCCGGCAAGCCGGGCGCCGCGATGAAGGCGATCCCGGGCGTCAGCGTGGACGTCGTCGACGACGCGGGCAAGTCGGTGCCGGACGGTTCCGGCGGCTACCTCGTCATCACCAAGCCGTGGCCGGCGATGCTCCGGACGCTGTGGGGCGACGACCAGCGGTTCGTCGACACGTACTGGTCGCGCTGGCCGGGCGTGTACTTCGCGGGTGACGGTGCGAAGAAGGACGAGGACGGCGACCTGTGGCTGCTCGGCCGGGTCGACGACGTGATGAACGTGTCCGGTCACCGGTTGTCGACGACCGAGATCGAGTCCGCGCTCGTCTCGCACCCGAAGGTCGCGGAGGCCGCCGTGGTCGGCGCGTCCGACCCGACGACCGGCCAGGCGATCGCGGCGTTCGTGATCCTGCGCTCGGAGGCCGGCGACGGCGGACCGGACGTGGTGCAGGAGCTGCGCAACCACGTCGCGAAGGAGATCGGTCCGATCGCGAAGCCGCGTCAGATCATGGTCGTCTCGGAGCTCCCGAAGACCCGCTCCGGCAAGATCATGCGCCGCCTGCTCCGCGACGTGGCCGAGAACCGCGAGGTCGGCGACGTCACCACCCTCGCCGACTCCACGGTCATGGACCTCATCAAAACCAACCTGGCCTCCGGCAAGTCCGACGAGGACTGA
- a CDS encoding MarR family winged helix-turn-helix transcriptional regulator, with product MDEQTPTALTELPSWLLTQSAAQAHRIITESFAAGGARAYHYRLLATLVEFGPASQATLGRRSSIDRSDVVAALNELEADGYVERSADPADGRRNVITITTAGKRHYRRLTTLVGKAQEEIFAPLSATDRTRLTTILGKLRAYHQE from the coding sequence GTGGATGAGCAGACCCCGACCGCCCTGACCGAACTGCCGAGCTGGTTGCTGACCCAGAGCGCGGCCCAGGCCCACCGCATCATCACCGAGTCGTTCGCCGCCGGAGGTGCGCGGGCGTACCACTACCGGCTGCTCGCGACGCTGGTGGAGTTCGGGCCGGCCAGTCAGGCGACCCTCGGGCGGCGCAGCTCGATCGACCGCAGCGATGTGGTTGCCGCGCTCAACGAACTCGAGGCTGACGGGTACGTCGAGCGCAGCGCCGACCCGGCCGACGGCCGGCGGAACGTCATCACGATCACCACGGCCGGCAAGCGCCACTACCGGCGACTGACGACCCTGGTCGGCAAGGCACAGGAGGAGATCTTCGCCCCGCTGTCGGCCACGGACCGTACCCGGCTGACCACGATCCTCGGCAAACTCCGCGCCTACCACCAGGAGTAG
- a CDS encoding NAD(P)-dependent oxidoreductase → MSKILVIGARGRAGSAAVTEARDRGHAVVGVARTTNAGQAVAADAERAPGDAGLVVGDVTDAGRVAELAVGFDAVIAGVYDGGSDPGEFFPRAAQALVDGLEKAGVLRLVWVGLASILPTADGTLLMDTEGYPQEYRSFFLSHQAALDVFAASSLDWVSIAPTGDFDHADPSRKGRYRVAPADAQERISYADFAVALVDEVDHPKHHRTAIGVVV, encoded by the coding sequence GTGAGCAAGATTCTGGTGATCGGAGCCCGCGGACGCGCCGGATCGGCGGCCGTCACGGAGGCCCGGGACCGCGGGCATGCCGTGGTCGGCGTCGCCCGTACGACGAACGCCGGGCAGGCCGTTGCGGCGGACGCGGAGCGGGCTCCGGGGGATGCGGGGTTGGTCGTTGGGGATGTGACGGATGCGGGTCGGGTTGCGGAGTTGGCGGTGGGATTCGACGCGGTGATCGCGGGGGTGTACGACGGTGGCAGCGACCCGGGCGAGTTCTTCCCGCGGGCTGCTCAGGCCCTCGTCGACGGGCTCGAGAAGGCCGGCGTACTGCGGCTCGTATGGGTCGGGCTGGCGTCGATCCTCCCGACCGCCGACGGGACGTTGCTGATGGACACCGAGGGATATCCACAGGAGTACCGCTCGTTCTTCCTCTCCCACCAGGCGGCGCTGGACGTATTCGCGGCGTCGTCCCTCGACTGGGTCTCGATCGCACCCACCGGGGACTTCGACCACGCCGATCCGTCCCGCAAGGGGAGGTATCGCGTGGCGCCGGCGGATGCGCAGGAGCGGATCTCGTACGCCGACTTCGCAGTCGCGCTCGTCGACGAGGTAGACCACCCGAAGCACCACCGCACGGCGATCGGGGTAGTCGTCTAG
- the glnII gene encoding glutamine synthetase produces MSYKAEYIWIDGTEPSARLRSKTKILPDGAALPDWGFDGSSTNQAPGDNSDCVLKPVFSCPDPIRGGDHKLVLCEVYLVDGTPHPTNRRAELLPVAEKFADQESWFGIEQEYTFFQEGRPLGFPAVGFPAPQGPYYCGVGADEVFGREIVEKHLDACLEAGLAISGINAEVMPGQWEFQIGPVGPVDTADHLWMARWLLYRIAEEYDVAATLDAKPAKGDWNGAGAHTNFSTKAMREGYDAIITACESLGAPGKVDEHIAGYGHGIEERLTGAHETAPHDVFSYGVSDRGASVRIPWQVEVDKKGYIEDRRPNANIDPYDVTRLLVNTCCSALEKAGQV; encoded by the coding sequence GTGAGCTACAAAGCCGAGTACATCTGGATCGACGGGACCGAGCCGAGCGCACGGCTGCGTTCGAAGACGAAGATCCTGCCTGACGGCGCCGCGTTGCCGGACTGGGGTTTCGACGGTTCGAGCACCAACCAGGCGCCGGGCGACAACTCCGACTGCGTACTCAAGCCGGTCTTCAGCTGCCCGGACCCGATCCGCGGCGGAGACCACAAGCTGGTGCTGTGCGAGGTCTACCTCGTGGACGGCACCCCGCACCCGACGAACCGTCGGGCCGAGCTCCTTCCGGTCGCCGAGAAGTTCGCCGATCAGGAATCCTGGTTCGGCATCGAGCAGGAGTACACCTTCTTCCAGGAGGGCCGTCCGCTCGGCTTCCCGGCGGTGGGCTTCCCCGCGCCGCAAGGCCCGTACTACTGCGGTGTCGGCGCCGACGAGGTCTTCGGCCGCGAGATCGTCGAGAAGCACCTGGACGCGTGTCTCGAGGCGGGCCTGGCGATCTCCGGCATCAACGCCGAGGTCATGCCCGGCCAGTGGGAGTTCCAGATCGGCCCGGTGGGTCCGGTCGACACGGCCGACCACCTGTGGATGGCCCGCTGGCTGCTGTACCGCATCGCCGAGGAGTACGACGTCGCCGCGACGCTGGACGCCAAGCCGGCCAAGGGCGACTGGAACGGCGCCGGCGCGCACACGAACTTCTCGACCAAGGCGATGCGTGAGGGGTACGACGCGATCATCACCGCCTGCGAGTCGCTCGGTGCCCCGGGCAAGGTCGACGAGCACATCGCGGGCTACGGGCACGGCATCGAGGAACGTCTGACCGGCGCGCACGAGACCGCTCCGCACGACGTCTTCAGCTACGGCGTGTCCGACCGCGGCGCCTCGGTCCGGATCCCGTGGCAGGTCGAGGTCGACAAGAAGGGCTACATCGAGGACCGCCGCCCGAACGCCAACATCGACCCGTACGACGTGACGCGCCTGCTGGTGAACACCTGCTGCTCCGCGCTGGAGAAGGCCGGCCAGGTCTGA
- a CDS encoding winged helix-turn-helix transcriptional regulator, which produces MAVLRADMFEEICPSTLLPFRIGTDKWAGMVLRCLEDGPRRYSELRVPLARISPKMLTQSLRGLERDGFLQRTVCERRVTYELTDLGRSLLEPLRLMCAWAEDHWDELLDAKES; this is translated from the coding sequence ATGGCGGTGCTGCGAGCGGACATGTTCGAGGAGATCTGCCCGTCGACGCTGCTCCCGTTCCGGATCGGCACCGACAAATGGGCGGGCATGGTGCTGCGCTGCCTCGAGGATGGCCCGCGCCGGTACTCCGAGCTGCGGGTCCCGCTCGCCCGGATCAGCCCGAAGATGCTGACCCAGTCGCTGCGCGGACTCGAGCGTGACGGGTTCCTTCAGCGGACGGTGTGCGAGCGCCGCGTCACGTACGAGCTCACCGACCTGGGCCGCAGCCTGCTCGAACCGTTGCGCCTGATGTGTGCCTGGGCCGAGGACCACTGGGACGAACTCCTGGACGCCAAGGAATCGTAG
- a CDS encoding class I SAM-dependent methyltransferase, whose protein sequence is MDPWQTLTTDYEQRRAREDSLDQLMEWDAQRSLIGSVEGKTVLDIGCGNGEKAIELVRDHGATAVVGVDVGAQFLTPPDGADVTLMTGDLSTLDEIPALNGRRFDVVLFLQSLAYAQDRGRTLRAVRSLLADDGVLVVSMAHPIRWAVERSERDDLGLGDAYHTVGPYSYPSRWNEDVTITHTTDTFSSIHNSLTDNGFRVERVLEPQLSDEKKQRYPHKQAWLSQYVGIIIFRARPV, encoded by the coding sequence ATGGACCCGTGGCAGACGTTGACCACCGACTACGAGCAACGCCGGGCCCGGGAAGACTCCCTTGACCAGTTGATGGAGTGGGACGCCCAGCGCTCCCTGATCGGATCCGTCGAGGGCAAGACCGTTCTGGACATTGGCTGCGGCAACGGCGAGAAGGCGATCGAACTCGTCCGCGACCACGGCGCCACCGCGGTGGTCGGCGTCGACGTCGGCGCCCAGTTCCTGACACCGCCGGACGGCGCCGACGTCACGCTGATGACCGGAGACCTGTCGACCCTCGACGAGATCCCGGCGCTGAACGGCCGCCGGTTCGACGTCGTACTGTTCCTGCAGTCTCTCGCCTACGCACAGGACCGAGGAAGAACTCTCCGCGCGGTGCGATCGCTGCTGGCCGACGACGGCGTACTGGTCGTCTCGATGGCGCATCCCATCCGTTGGGCGGTGGAACGCTCCGAGCGGGACGACCTCGGACTCGGGGACGCCTATCACACGGTCGGCCCGTACTCGTACCCGTCGCGGTGGAACGAGGACGTGACCATCACCCACACCACCGACACGTTCTCGTCGATCCACAACTCCCTGACCGACAACGGTTTCCGGGTCGAGCGGGTTCTTGAACCGCAACTGTCCGACGAGAAGAAGCAGCGCTATCCGCACAAGCAGGCGTGGCTCTCGCAGTACGTCGGCATCATCATCTTTCGGGCCCGGCCGGTATGA